The Bubalus bubalis isolate 160015118507 breed Murrah chromosome 18, NDDB_SH_1, whole genome shotgun sequence genome contains a region encoding:
- the LOC102391489 gene encoding free fatty acid receptor 2 — MPNLNSSLILTAYIIILLTGLPANLLALRAFLGRVRQPHPAPVHILLLSLTLADLLLLLLLPFKIIEAASDFRWELSNLACALTGFGFYSSIYCSTSLLAGISVERYLGVAFPVQYKLSRRPVYGVIAALIAWVMSFGHGTVVIIIQYLNSTQRAPKENETTCYENFTQEQLRLLLPIRLEICLLLFFFPMVVTTFCYWRFVWIMLSQPHMGAQKRRRAMGLAIVSLLNFLLCFGPYNISHLVGFYMKASPKWRREAVVFGILNASLDPLLFYFSSSVVRRSFGKGLQALHHRGSSLLGRRCKETAEAVNEDPGVSQAEGAPSSDFTLD; from the coding sequence ATGCCAAACTTGAACAGCTCCTTGATCCTCACGGCCTACATTATTATCTTGCTCACCGGTCTCCCTGCCAACCTCCTGGCGCTGCGGGCCTTCCTGGGACGCGTGCGCCAGCCCCACCCCGCACCTGTCCACATTCTCCTGCTCAGCCTGACGCTGGCcgacctcctgctgctgctgctgctgcccttcAAGATCATCGAAGCCGCGTCTGACTTCCGCTGGGAGCTGTCTAATCTAGCCTGTGCCCTCACGGGTTTCGGCTTCTACAGCAGCATCTACTGCAGCACATCGCTACTGGCAGGCATCAGCGTCGAGCGCTACCTGGGAGTGGCTTTCCCCGTGCAGTACAAGCTGTCCCGCCGGCCCGTGTACGGAGTGATCGCTGCTCTGATCGCCTGGGTCATGTCTTTTGGTCACGGCACCGTGGTGATCATTATTCAGTACCTGAATTCAACCCAGAGGGCCCCAAAGGAGAATGAGACCACCTGCTACGAGAACTTCACCCAAGAGCAGCTGAGGCTATTGCTGCCCATTCGGCTGGAGAtttgcctcctcctcttcttcttccccaTGGTGGTCACCACCTTCTGCTACTGGCGCTTTGTGTGGATCATGCTCTCCCAGCCCCATATGGGGGCTCAGAAGCGGCGCCGAGCCATGGGGCTGGCCATCGTGTCGCTCCTTAATTTCCTGCTGTGCTTTGGGCCCTATAACATATCCCACCTGGTGGGGTTCTACATGAAAGCAAGCCCCAAGTGGCGGAGGGAAGCTGTCGTATTTGGTATCCTCAATGCCAGTCTGGACCCcttgcttttctatttctcttcctcAGTCGTACGCAGGTCCTTTGGGAAAGGGCTGCAGGCACTGCACCATCGGGGCTCCTCCCTGCTGGGACGCAGATGCAAAGAAACAGCGGAGGCAGTGAATGAGGACCCGGGCGTGAGTCAAGCAGAGGGAGCCCCGAGTTCGGACTTCACCCTGGACTAG